A genomic segment from Tessaracoccus defluvii encodes:
- a CDS encoding RNA polymerase-binding protein RbpA, whose protein sequence is MAGGNAIRGTRVGAGPMGEAERGDTAPRLHVSYYCSSGHVTRPAFAADAQIPESWDCPRCGLPANTDAENPPPPPKITPYKTHLAYVKERRTDAEAEQILEEAVTALRARRAAGEIIY, encoded by the coding sequence ATGGCAGGTGGCAACGCCATTCGTGGTACTCGCGTCGGTGCAGGACCCATGGGTGAGGCGGAGCGCGGCGACACCGCGCCCCGTCTGCACGTCTCGTACTACTGCTCCAGCGGCCATGTGACGCGGCCCGCGTTCGCTGCCGATGCGCAGATCCCCGAGTCGTGGGACTGCCCCCGCTGCGGCCTTCCGGCCAACACAGATGCCGAGAACCCGCCGCCACCGCCGAAGATCACGCCCTACAAGACGCACCTCGCGTACGTGAAGGAGCGGCGTACCGACGCTGAGGCCGAGCAGATCCTGGAGGAGGCCGTCACGGCGCTCCGGGCCCGCCGCGCGGCCGGGGAGATCATCTACTGA
- the pgl gene encoding 6-phosphogluconolactonase has translation MYTRVVRLPDAEDVSRVVARRLLDRVVALQAAQPTVHLCLTGGDAANAMYEAFAELAESSELDATRLQLWWGDERFVPATDPMRNSLQAVSRLARTISFQAAYTHMMAAQDGRKDSHESAAEYEAELGGTTFDIMLLGIGADGHVGSIFPGHPSFEPTTRSVIGVTDSPKAPSERITLTLPTLNRSDEVWFLATGEAKAEAVAATLEYDETLPAAHVHGRVVTYWFLDEAAAGQLPAQYSCPF, from the coding sequence ATGTATACACGGGTGGTGCGGCTGCCGGACGCGGAGGACGTGTCGCGGGTCGTCGCCCGGCGGCTTCTCGACCGGGTGGTCGCGCTGCAGGCCGCGCAGCCGACGGTGCACCTCTGCCTCACCGGCGGAGACGCCGCCAACGCCATGTATGAAGCGTTCGCCGAACTCGCTGAGAGCTCCGAGCTCGACGCGACCCGGCTGCAGCTGTGGTGGGGCGACGAACGGTTCGTTCCGGCGACCGACCCCATGCGCAACTCGCTGCAGGCGGTGAGCCGGCTGGCCCGCACCATCTCGTTCCAGGCCGCCTACACTCACATGATGGCCGCGCAGGACGGCCGCAAGGACAGCCACGAGTCGGCCGCCGAGTACGAGGCGGAGCTCGGCGGCACCACGTTCGACATCATGCTGCTGGGCATCGGCGCGGACGGCCACGTCGGGTCCATCTTCCCTGGTCATCCGAGCTTTGAGCCGACCACCCGCAGCGTCATCGGGGTGACCGACTCGCCGAAGGCGCCGTCGGAACGGATCACGCTGACGCTGCCGACCTTGAACCGCTCCGACGAGGTGTGGTTCCTGGCGACCGGCGAGGCGAAGGCGGAGGCCGTCGCCGCCACCCTCGAATATGACGAAACCCTGCCGGCAGCACATGTGCACGGCAGGGTCGTCACGTATTGGTTCCTCGACGAGGCGGCGGCCGGTCAACTCCCGGCGCAGTACTCCTGCCCCTTCTGA